The DNA segment ACTGCAATTCATTTCACCCTCCACTCtctgtttatgtatatatatatcattgtgAATCCCTTTTTTGTAGCAAGGGTGttctttgatatttaaattttaactctTCTTTCTCGTACAatagggtttttggttttttttggggggttccGGCCATGGAAGGTGACTGTTGTTCTTCATCGACGTCGAGTTCAACGAGCGGTGAGAAGCCGAAGGCGGAAAGGACACAACAAAAGGAGAAACCATATAGAGGGATAAGGATGAGGAAGTGGGGGAAGTGGGTGGCTGAAATAAGGGAACCTAACAAGAGGTCTAGGATTTGGCTCGGGTCGTATACCACCCCCGTTGCCGCCGCCCGTGCTTACGATACCGCCGTGTTCTACTTACGAGGTCCGTCCGCGAGGCTTAACTTTCCTGACCTTATAGAAAAGGATAATAAGCTTAGGGATATCTCTGCCGCTTCCATACGGAAGAAAGCGGCTGAAGTGGGGGCGAAAGTTGATGCTTTGCAAACATCATCGGTTTATCATCATGGTGGTTCTTCGTCGGACTCACCGAATAATACTCGTCGAGTTTTGTTGAAGCCTGATTTGAATAAGTACCCCGAAATTTCCGATGAAGATTGAATCGCATAGAGGAACACACCCCTCACAAATCAACAAATGTTCATAGGcaccattttttttccttttgtttatttAAGAATAGAATCAATGGAGAAATGGATTGGTTCTATTTGTTAAGGTTATGTTTTACTTTGGACTACTATTATAACTTTAGTTAATGGCTTGTAACTTAACTTTGATAGTCATGGAATAGGGATTTAGCTTAcccttatttttctttatatttactatattatatattataaacatttaagTGTCCGATTATTTCTTCAAGttcgaaaataatttaaaattcgagaaaaaatttaaataaaaaattaaacatatttaaaatatgggttgaattcagttttaatatttaaagctctaatttgatttaattatatcgGTTTTCAAGTTTATGGTAGgttctattttatatattatataatttatttcatatgaataataaaatatattatattcttttcaaaaatattataatataaatattaaaaaaataaatcaaatttttagatttaataaaaagattatataataatagtaaaatatatatttattaaaaattaaatttcctCAATGAGAAATATATACACGCTTAAACAAATTTAGGTTAGCCATTTacaaataattagataaattttaaggTCTATGTTTTAGGCCAATAAAAgtaattacattttaatcattgaAAATACTTTAAGGTTTAGAGAATTAAATTATGACACATTTAGGATGTGggtgaaaaacaaaattttataataaatatatttataaaaatttatataaataataaatgatgTTTTAGTTAAACAAAATGTTGAAAATCAACAGGCTTGGGTTTACATTTATCATATGtgcacattttttttatataaaagatataaaatgataaaaatatatttgtattttataaaataaattaattttattatttaattaaattaattttggattgataatttaaaaattaaatgtgattttataaaCAATAATCATCCCTTCTTTATTCCTTTATAAAAAGGAAACCCTTCAAATCTGTGaacaataaattattaaaaaataatttaagaattttttacaTTAATAGTTATATTAGGAATGGAAATGGATGAGATCAAAGCATTCATTGCTCAGGAATTTTTTTTAAGGGAGATGGTGGAATTAAGTTGTATATTATTATAAAAGTTATTATGTAATTTTAcgattttaatagtttatatatttataattttttaaatgattaaattaaaattttattattttaagggttaaagtataattttaccatgtattaacttaaaattttataaatttggcctaaagtgaatttttattttaggggCGGAATCCTACCAACCCCTAGCAACACCCTTGCTCTACAATTTGTATTCTCTACTCTACCACCCATCACGTTCCACTATTAAtgtaaaatctta comes from the Gossypium hirsutum isolate 1008001.06 chromosome A06, Gossypium_hirsutum_v2.1, whole genome shotgun sequence genome and includes:
- the LOC121230285 gene encoding ethylene-responsive transcription factor RAP2-1 isoform X2; translated protein: MVFGFFWGVPAMEGDCCSSSTSSSTSGEKPKAERTQQKEKPYRGIRMRKWGKWVAEIREPNKRSRIWLGSYTTPVAAARAYDTAVFYLRGPSARLNFPDLIEKDNKLRDISAASIRKKAAEVGAKVDALQTSSVYHHGGSSSDSPNNTRRVLLKPDLNKYPEISDED
- the LOC121230285 gene encoding ethylene-responsive transcription factor RAP2-1 isoform X1 yields the protein MSANFVFKYIRSTWRPCPDDKLAAKVFGFFWGVPAMEGDCCSSSTSSSTSGEKPKAERTQQKEKPYRGIRMRKWGKWVAEIREPNKRSRIWLGSYTTPVAAARAYDTAVFYLRGPSARLNFPDLIEKDNKLRDISAASIRKKAAEVGAKVDALQTSSVYHHGGSSSDSPNNTRRVLLKPDLNKYPEISDED